The Bubalus kerabau isolate K-KA32 ecotype Philippines breed swamp buffalo chromosome 14, PCC_UOA_SB_1v2, whole genome shotgun sequence genome segment CAAGGACCGGCTGACCGTCCTCATGTGCGCCAATGCCACGGGCTCCCACAGGATCAAACCCTTGGTGGTCGGGAAATGGGGCAGCCCCAAGGCTGTGCAGGGCCTCCAGCACCTGCCCGTTGTGTACAAGGCCCAAGGCAGCGCCTGGGTGGACAAGGAGATTTTTGCTGACTGGTTCCATCACATCTTCGTGCCCGCAGTGAAGGAGCACTTCCGAGCTATGGCCCTGCCAGAGGACAGCAAGGCCATCCTCCTCCTGGACGGGTCCCGGGCGCACCCGCGCGAGGCTGAGTTGGCCTCGGAGAACGTGTTCACCATCTTCCTGCCCGCCAGCGTCACCGCCCTGCTCCAGCCCATGGACCAGGGCATTCGGAGGGACTTCATGAGGAACTTCGTCACGCCCCGCGGCAGGCTGCAGGCCTTGGCCCCCCGCTGCAGTGTGCACGACGCCGTGCTCGACGTGGCCTGCGCCTGGGACGCGGTGCCAGGCGCCGTCCTCAGCCGGGCCTGGAGGAAGCTGTGGCCTGAGGCTGCACTCACGGAGGGCTCATCCTCCGAGGAGGAGCCTGAGCGGCTCAGGACTAAGCCCCCTGACCAGGCCTTCACGCAAACCCCCGGGCTCACAGCAGGCGCCCCGGCCCGCCTCGGGAGTGCGGCCTCGGGGAGCCTGGAGCCAGCAGAGGCTAGGGGggtggacagggtggcctgggagCAGGCGGCGGTGTCCTTCGATGCCGTGGTGCGCTTCGCAGAGGCACAGCCCTGCTTCTCGGCGCAGGAGCTGGGCCAGCTGCGCGCACTGCGCTCCGTGTTCAGCAGGCAGTGGCAGGCGCAGCGGCGCAGGGCCCCCGCAGCCACGGTCAAGCTCGAGGCGCCCTGGGAGCGCCCTGGGCCT includes the following:
- the JRK gene encoding jerky protein homolog, with amino-acid sequence MASKPAAGRSPGEKRKRVVLTLKEKMDICRRLEKGESRRALMQEYNVGMSTLYDIRAHKAQLLRFFASSDSDKALAQRRTLHTPKLEHLDRVLYEWFLVKRSEGVPVSGPMLIEKAKDFYEQMQLTEPCVFSGGWLWRFKARHGIKKLDASSEKQAADQQAAEQFCGFFRSLTAEHGLSPEQVYNADETGLFWRCSPSPSPEGGPAPGPTQSKDRLTVLMCANATGSHRIKPLVVGKWGSPKAVQGLQHLPVVYKAQGSAWVDKEIFADWFHHIFVPAVKEHFRAMALPEDSKAILLLDGSRAHPREAELASENVFTIFLPASVTALLQPMDQGIRRDFMRNFVTPRGRLQALAPRCSVHDAVLDVACAWDAVPGAVLSRAWRKLWPEAALTEGSSSEEEPERLRTKPPDQAFTQTPGLTAGAPARLGSAASGSLEPAEARGVDRVAWEQAAVSFDAVVRFAEAQPCFSAQELGQLRALRSVFSRQWQAQRRRAPAATVKLEAPWERPGPRGTQPCSPLPGSSTAGEA